From Abiotrophia defectiva ATCC 49176:
CCACAAAGGGCTGACTTCGCTAAGCTTTATCGCTGGTTAGTCAGCCAGGAGCCCTTCAATTTGCGGGCTAGGTTAGCAGAAATCAGCCAAGGACTGGCCATTAATCCAGTTCAACTCAAATTAATGTTTCATGTCTTCTATGAAGCAGGTTTTGTATCAATTGAAGAGGGACAAGTGGCAGTCCAAGATGCTAGTCGCCATCAGAACACTAACTTGGAAGAAACTGCTGCCTACCGGGCTTATCAAGCCGCTATGGACAGCGAAGAAGTCTTAGTCTTTGCCACCCTCGACCAAATAAAAGAATATGTTAAAAAATTAGGAGTTAAGTCATAATGGAATTGAAGAATTATATTGCTAAAGTCATGGACTATCCAAAAGAAGGCATTGTTTTCCGTGATATTACCCCTCTCATGGCAGATGGCCCAGCTTATCACGAATCAGTTAAACAATTAGTAGACTACGCCCGTGAATTACAAGTAGATGTGATTGTAGGTCCAGAAGCACGCGGCTTTATCGTGGGCTGCCCAGTTGCTTATGAATTAGAGATTGGTTTTGCACCAGTTCGTAAGAAAGGCAAGCTACCACGCCCAACGGTCGATGTAGACTATGAATTGGAGTATGGTACCGCAACTTTAACTATGCATGAAGATGCTATTAAACCAGGCCAACGTGTCCTCATCACCGATGACCTCTTGGCAACAGGTGGGACCATTAAAGCCTCTATCGATCTAGTTGAAAAATTAGGCGGCGTTGTCGTTGGTTGTGCCTTCCTAATTGAACTCGTTGACTTAAACGGGAAAGAAAAATTAGCAGGCTACGACTACAAGGCTTTAATGCAATACTAAAAACATCAAAAATATGCCCCCAGTCATAGACTGAGGGCATGGCTTTAAGAGACTTAGAAATAACGGTAAAGGGAGACAACCTTACCCAGGATGGTCACCTGAGGCAGAATGATATCGTCCATGTGGTCATTTTCTGGCCGTAAGATGACGTGATCGGACTTCTTGAAGAAGGTCTTACAGGTGGCTTCATTATCCTCGGTCATAGCAACTACGACGTCACCATTATTGGCGCTTGCTTGACGGCGGACTGTAATGTAATCTCCATCTAGAATCCCAATATTAACCATGGATTCACCCTTAATCTCTAGCATGAAGAGTTCGCTAGGTTCATAGCGCTCTAGGCCAGGTGGGATAGGGTAGTAATCTGTGGCATGTTCAATGGCCAGAATAGGCGCACCTGCGGCTACTTGACCTAGCAAGGGAATTTGTTGGGGCTGGATGCCCAAGGCTTCCTGGGCTAGGGGAGAAAGTTCGATGGCTCGAGTCTTGCTGGCGTCACGAATAATATAACCAGCCCGTTCTAAACGTGCTAGATGGCCGTGTACAGTTGAAGTAGAAGCAAGTCCTACTGCTGCACCGATTTCCCGAACAGTAGGGGGATAGCCGTTGGCTTCAATGGCCTCATGGATACATGAGAGTATGGTTAATTGCTTAGTGGATAATGTCGTCATGTCCTCACCTTCCTTATATCTTAAGCCTATTATAGCACACTTATCAATCAAAAT
This genomic window contains:
- a CDS encoding adenine phosphoribosyltransferase, encoding MELKNYIAKVMDYPKEGIVFRDITPLMADGPAYHESVKQLVDYARELQVDVIVGPEARGFIVGCPVAYELEIGFAPVRKKGKLPRPTVDVDYELEYGTATLTMHEDAIKPGQRVLITDDLLATGGTIKASIDLVEKLGGVVVGCAFLIELVDLNGKEKLAGYDYKALMQY
- the lexA gene encoding transcriptional repressor LexA translates to MTTLSTKQLTILSCIHEAIEANGYPPTVREIGAAVGLASTSTVHGHLARLERAGYIIRDASKTRAIELSPLAQEALGIQPQQIPLLGQVAAGAPILAIEHATDYYPIPPGLERYEPSELFMLEIKGESMVNIGILDGDYITVRRQASANNGDVVVAMTEDNEATCKTFFKKSDHVILRPENDHMDDIILPQVTILGKVVSLYRYF